A stretch of Amycolatopsis balhimycina FH 1894 DNA encodes these proteins:
- a CDS encoding trypsin-like serine peptidase produces the protein MKHTKLRAAVVTAVLSLAFALVGTPAQAAPKPFWTPDAMRAAVPMDSLVKSPAFTPKDVAQGKSAIIRSIPNGGGAWTGGGKVTQTAGRVFFLFNGQKASCSGDAVTSTNGSVVVTAGHCVKYQGTWHTQWVFVPGYNNGNAPYGQWTAKTTLTTPQWEASEDINYDVGMAVVNPLNSQRLTDVVGAQGIAFNQPKNQSMYTFGYPAASPYDGTKLIYCSGTTFTDFLLTKDHGMSCTMTGGSSGGPWFLSFNEGTGAGVQASVNSFGYNFLPGYMFGPYFGIDAQNLYNRAQAA, from the coding sequence TTGAAGCACACGAAACTCCGGGCCGCGGTGGTCACCGCCGTCCTCTCTCTCGCGTTCGCCCTGGTCGGGACGCCCGCCCAGGCCGCGCCGAAACCCTTCTGGACGCCCGATGCCATGCGGGCGGCCGTCCCGATGGACTCGCTCGTGAAGAGCCCGGCCTTCACGCCGAAGGACGTCGCACAGGGCAAGAGCGCGATCATCCGGAGCATCCCGAACGGCGGGGGTGCCTGGACCGGCGGCGGTAAAGTCACCCAGACCGCCGGCCGCGTGTTCTTCCTCTTCAACGGCCAGAAAGCGTCCTGCTCCGGCGACGCCGTCACCAGCACCAACGGTAGCGTGGTCGTCACCGCCGGGCACTGCGTGAAGTACCAGGGCACCTGGCACACCCAGTGGGTCTTCGTGCCCGGCTACAACAACGGCAACGCCCCCTACGGCCAGTGGACGGCGAAGACCACGCTCACCACGCCGCAGTGGGAAGCCAGTGAGGACATCAACTACGACGTCGGCATGGCCGTGGTGAACCCGCTCAACTCCCAGCGGCTCACTGACGTCGTCGGCGCCCAGGGCATCGCGTTCAACCAGCCGAAGAACCAGAGCATGTACACCTTCGGCTACCCGGCCGCGTCGCCTTACGACGGCACGAAGCTGATCTACTGCAGCGGCACCACGTTCACCGACTTCCTGCTGACCAAGGACCACGGCATGAGCTGCACCATGACCGGTGGCTCCAGCGGCGGGCCGTGGTTCCTGTCCTTCAACGAGGGCACCGGCGCCGGAGTGCAGGCCTCGGTGAACAGCTTCGGCTACAACTTCCTGCCGGGCTACATGTTCGGGCCGTACTTCGGCATCGACGCGCAGAACCTGTACAACCGCGCGCAAGCCGCGTGA
- a CDS encoding alpha/beta hydrolase, whose amino-acid sequence MRKTLVLLAFLPLLGGVPAHAAQPSLKWTTPCPGYGLSPSPTAGLECATLRVPLDYAHPERTIELTLSRHAGTPGKRRGVLLMNPGGPGSPGLAMPAQLLQRMGGSGLPDAYDVIGFDPRGTTYSTPVTCGMTTSEERGAVLGPYANGPADVAATAAKARAVAEKCGQASTKDLLPHMTTANTARDLDRIREALGEKKISYYGVSYGSYLGAAYASMFPGRGDRIVLDSVLGPRGLDVRGNQRFAEGFDDRFPDFAAWAAQRDDVYHLGRTPAAVTARFFELAAVRGPEFRSDTWNGLYDDARFPALAAEWAGTARAENNTVGPLDGDNHAALQLQVICNDANWPEQVGYYQRAVERERAPHPMFGPAAANVNPCAFWPVERAEPPVRVGGPGPANVLLVQNLRDPATPLSGARETRKAFGARARMVTVDAGGHGVFTRENACGNEVVLRYLRDGVFPAADGSCQPGLSSRR is encoded by the coding sequence ATGCGAAAAACCTTGGTCCTGCTGGCTTTCCTGCCGCTGCTCGGCGGCGTCCCGGCGCACGCGGCCCAGCCGTCCCTGAAGTGGACGACCCCGTGCCCCGGCTACGGCCTGTCGCCGTCGCCGACGGCCGGGCTCGAATGCGCCACCCTGCGCGTGCCGCTCGACTACGCGCACCCGGAGCGCACGATCGAACTCACGCTTTCCCGCCACGCCGGAACCCCCGGCAAACGACGCGGCGTACTGCTGATGAACCCCGGTGGCCCGGGCAGTCCGGGCCTCGCCATGCCCGCCCAGCTGCTGCAGCGGATGGGCGGCTCCGGCCTGCCGGACGCCTACGACGTCATCGGCTTCGACCCGCGCGGCACCACCTACAGCACGCCGGTGACGTGCGGCATGACGACTTCGGAGGAGCGCGGCGCCGTGCTCGGCCCGTACGCGAACGGGCCCGCCGACGTCGCCGCCACCGCCGCGAAGGCGCGTGCCGTGGCGGAGAAGTGCGGCCAGGCGTCCACAAAGGACCTGCTGCCGCACATGACGACCGCGAACACCGCCCGTGACCTGGACCGGATCCGGGAAGCGCTGGGGGAGAAGAAGATCTCCTACTACGGCGTCTCGTACGGCAGCTACCTCGGCGCGGCGTACGCGTCGATGTTCCCCGGCCGCGGCGACCGGATCGTGCTCGACAGCGTCCTCGGCCCGCGCGGCCTGGACGTTCGCGGAAACCAGCGCTTCGCCGAAGGGTTCGACGACCGGTTCCCCGACTTCGCCGCGTGGGCGGCCCAGCGCGACGACGTCTACCACCTGGGGCGGACCCCGGCGGCGGTGACGGCGAGGTTCTTCGAGCTCGCCGCCGTCCGCGGGCCGGAGTTCCGCTCCGACACGTGGAACGGGCTCTACGACGACGCGCGTTTCCCCGCCCTCGCCGCGGAATGGGCGGGTACCGCGCGGGCCGAGAACAACACTGTCGGCCCGCTCGACGGCGACAACCACGCCGCGCTGCAGCTCCAGGTGATCTGCAACGACGCGAACTGGCCCGAGCAGGTCGGTTACTACCAGCGCGCGGTCGAACGCGAACGGGCGCCGCACCCGATGTTCGGCCCGGCCGCGGCGAACGTGAACCCGTGCGCGTTCTGGCCCGTCGAGCGCGCGGAACCGCCGGTACGCGTCGGTGGCCCCGGCCCGGCGAACGTCCTGCTGGTGCAGAACCTGCGCGACCCGGCGACGCCGCTTTCGGGAGCGCGGGAAACGCGGAAGGCGTTCGGGGCCCGCGCGCGGATGGTGACCGTCGACGCCGGCGGGCACGGCGTCTTCACCCGGGAAAACGCTTGCGGCAACGAAGTGGTGCTGCGCTATTTGCGTGACGGGGTCTTCCCCGCGGCCGACGGGTCCTGCCAACCCGGCCTCAGCTCAAGGCGGTGA
- a CDS encoding phosphatase PAP2 family protein has product MLRVARLATEVMAPWVWVLTLPLAVAWSATAHRPLPALGWGLLIAVTGSLLPMALIVRGAKQGKWDGHHVTNRAGRRVPLLFAGVSLGLGFAGLLAGGAPAPLIALAASMLASLVVAVAITFGAKFKISLHAAVASAAVVVLTLTYGPWALLLTLLVAWVAWSRVRLRDHTTPEVLAGLLMGVVVGGGGYWALLTALS; this is encoded by the coding sequence GTGCTCCGCGTCGCCCGGTTGGCCACCGAGGTCATGGCCCCCTGGGTGTGGGTCCTCACACTGCCCCTCGCCGTCGCCTGGTCCGCCACCGCCCACCGGCCGCTCCCCGCACTGGGCTGGGGACTGCTGATCGCCGTCACCGGCTCGCTGCTCCCGATGGCCCTGATCGTCCGCGGGGCGAAACAGGGCAAGTGGGACGGCCACCACGTGACGAACCGGGCCGGGCGCCGCGTCCCCCTGCTGTTCGCCGGCGTGTCGCTCGGCCTGGGCTTCGCCGGATTGCTGGCCGGAGGCGCGCCCGCGCCGCTGATCGCGCTGGCCGCGTCGATGCTGGCGAGCCTCGTGGTCGCGGTCGCGATCACGTTCGGCGCGAAGTTCAAGATCTCGCTGCACGCCGCGGTCGCTTCGGCCGCCGTCGTGGTGCTGACGCTGACGTACGGGCCGTGGGCACTGCTGCTCACCCTGCTGGTCGCCTGGGTGGCGTGGTCGCGCGTGCGGCTGCGCGACCACACCACCCCGGAGGTGCTGGCCGGGCTGCTGATGGGCGTCGTCGTCGGCGGTGGCGGCTACTGGGCGCTGCTCACCGCCTTGAGCTGA
- a CDS encoding class II 3-deoxy-7-phosphoheptulonate synthase has translation MNWTVDVPVDTLPELPPLPPALRERLDQALARPAAQQPEWPDPEATRRVRGVLESVPPITVPAEIDRLKSRLAMVARGEAFLLQGGDCAETFESNTEPHIRANLRTLLQMAVVLTYGASLPVVKVGRIAGQYAKPRSAATDALGLQVYRGDIINSLVAKPELRVPDPGRMIRAYANAGAAMNLVRALTAAGMADLHQVHDWNKDFVSASPAAQRFESLANEIDRGLRFMSACGVTDTSLQSTEIFASHEALLLDYERSMLRLDNADAANPKLYNLSSHFLWVGERTRQLDGAHIAFAELLANPIGLKIGPTTTPEQALEYVERLDPRNEPGRLTLIARMGNGKVREVLPAIIEKVEASGHKVIWQCDPMHGNTHESSTGYKTRHFDRIVDEVQGFFEVHNKLGTYPGGIHVELTGEDVTECLGGAQEISDVDLSGRYETACDPRLNTQQSLELAFLVAEMLRG, from the coding sequence GTGAACTGGACTGTGGACGTCCCCGTCGACACGCTGCCCGAGCTGCCGCCGCTCCCGCCCGCCCTGCGCGAGCGGCTCGACCAGGCGCTGGCCCGCCCGGCGGCGCAGCAGCCGGAGTGGCCCGACCCCGAGGCGACCCGCCGGGTCCGCGGCGTGCTGGAGAGCGTGCCGCCTATCACCGTCCCGGCCGAGATCGACCGGCTGAAGAGCCGGCTGGCGATGGTCGCCCGCGGCGAGGCCTTCCTCCTCCAGGGCGGCGACTGCGCGGAGACGTTCGAGTCGAACACCGAGCCGCACATCCGCGCCAACCTGCGCACGCTCCTGCAGATGGCGGTCGTGCTGACCTACGGCGCGAGCCTCCCGGTGGTCAAGGTCGGCCGCATCGCGGGCCAGTACGCGAAGCCGCGTTCGGCCGCGACGGACGCGCTGGGCCTGCAGGTGTACCGCGGCGACATCATCAACTCGCTGGTCGCGAAGCCCGAGCTGCGCGTGCCGGACCCCGGCCGGATGATCCGCGCGTACGCGAACGCGGGCGCGGCGATGAACCTGGTCCGCGCGCTCACCGCCGCCGGCATGGCCGACCTGCACCAGGTGCACGACTGGAACAAGGACTTCGTGTCGGCGTCGCCGGCCGCGCAGCGCTTCGAGTCGCTGGCCAACGAGATCGACCGCGGCCTGCGGTTCATGTCGGCCTGCGGCGTCACCGACACGTCGCTGCAGTCGACCGAGATCTTCGCCAGCCACGAGGCGCTGCTGCTCGACTACGAGCGTTCGATGCTGCGTCTCGACAACGCCGACGCCGCCAACCCGAAGCTGTACAACCTGTCGTCGCACTTCCTCTGGGTCGGCGAGCGCACCCGCCAGCTGGACGGCGCGCACATCGCGTTCGCCGAGCTGCTGGCCAACCCGATCGGGTTGAAGATCGGCCCGACGACCACGCCCGAGCAGGCGCTGGAGTACGTCGAGCGGCTCGACCCGCGCAACGAACCGGGCCGCCTGACGCTCATCGCGCGGATGGGCAACGGCAAGGTCCGCGAGGTGCTCCCGGCGATCATCGAGAAGGTCGAGGCGTCCGGGCACAAGGTCATCTGGCAGTGCGACCCGATGCACGGCAACACCCACGAGTCGTCCACCGGGTACAAGACCCGCCACTTCGACCGGATCGTCGACGAGGTCCAGGGCTTCTTCGAGGTGCACAACAAGCTGGGCACCTACCCGGGCGGCATCCACGTGGAGCTGACGGGCGAGGACGTCACGGAGTGCCTGGGCGGCGCCCAGGAGATCTCGGACGTCGACCTGTCGGGCCGCTACGAGACGGCCTGCGACCCGCGGCTGAACACGCAGCAGTCGCTGGAGCTGGCGTTCCTGGTCGCGGAGATGCTCCGCGGCTGA
- a CDS encoding response regulator transcription factor, whose product MTTVVLAGAHPPALRVATTGVTVVATAETGAAALDAVRRHRPDVLVLDLALGVDVAAGAGVPVLVFTASADDAALAGALRAGVRGFLPADADPADVVRAVHNVAAGAAVFGDGIADRIPRLLLSPAPLPDLGPRDREILALAAGGVTDTAIARRLGIAPKTVRNRVSVISLKLGTRGRAEAITLARTAGLAPA is encoded by the coding sequence GTGACCACCGTCGTCCTGGCCGGCGCTCACCCGCCGGCCCTTCGCGTGGCCACCACCGGCGTGACGGTGGTGGCCACGGCGGAAACCGGCGCCGCGGCCCTCGATGCCGTGCGCCGCCACCGCCCCGACGTCCTCGTGCTCGACCTCGCGCTGGGCGTGGACGTGGCGGCCGGTGCAGGCGTGCCGGTGCTGGTGTTCACCGCTTCGGCCGACGACGCCGCGCTCGCCGGTGCCCTGCGCGCCGGGGTGCGCGGCTTTCTGCCCGCCGACGCCGATCCGGCCGACGTCGTGCGCGCGGTGCACAACGTCGCCGCCGGTGCGGCCGTGTTCGGCGACGGCATCGCGGACCGGATTCCGCGGCTGCTGCTGTCCCCTGCCCCGCTGCCGGACCTCGGTCCGCGGGACCGGGAGATCCTCGCATTGGCCGCGGGCGGCGTCACGGACACGGCGATCGCGCGCCGCCTGGGGATCGCCCCCAAGACGGTGCGCAACCGGGTGTCGGTGATCAGCCTGAAACTGGGGACCAGGGGCCGCGCGGAGGCGATCACCCTGGCCCGCACCGCCGGCCTGGCGCCGGCGTAA
- a CDS encoding nuclear transport factor 2 family protein gives MTPEEMDKILGAHFAAEAAHDLDAILETLSDDVVHDAVGFPVEELRDPEAIRDRYRHLFAAMLDERIEPVSRLYGENFLVDEAKVTCRTGEGFPGAPAGQRVTFRLLHVCEFRDGRISRENVWQGPPILDNRGAAPGPRTDVPVGG, from the coding sequence ATGACACCGGAAGAGATGGACAAGATCCTCGGCGCGCACTTCGCGGCCGAAGCGGCCCACGACCTCGACGCGATCCTCGAGACGCTCAGCGATGACGTCGTGCACGACGCGGTCGGGTTCCCCGTGGAGGAACTGCGGGACCCCGAGGCGATCCGCGACCGCTACCGGCACCTGTTCGCGGCGATGCTGGACGAGCGGATCGAACCGGTCTCGCGGCTCTACGGCGAGAACTTCCTCGTCGACGAAGCCAAGGTCACCTGCCGGACCGGCGAAGGGTTCCCGGGTGCGCCCGCCGGACAGCGGGTGACCTTCCGGTTGCTGCACGTCTGCGAGTTCCGCGACGGCCGGATCAGCCGCGAGAACGTCTGGCAGGGCCCGCCGATCCTTGACAACCGGGGTGCCGCCCCGGGGCCCCGAACCGATGTCCCGGTCGGCGGGTGA
- a CDS encoding TetR/AcrR family transcriptional regulator, with amino-acid sequence MSRDNQKQRTRTALLEAAAGMVKDGRPLTVAEVAEAAMVSTATAYRYFPSPQTLWAALAERSGQHLHVGGLLEETGEDPVARMDAVIRYIAELQFGDEPSWRGLVRANLDRWFSQGGGSAETPVRGETRIRMTRQVLEPLDGVLPPEAHRRLTMALMLVYGVEALIVTRDACHLEPEEATEVMRWAAQALIEAAVRDA; translated from the coding sequence ATGAGCCGCGACAACCAGAAACAGCGCACCCGGACCGCGCTGCTCGAGGCGGCGGCCGGCATGGTCAAGGACGGGCGCCCGTTGACGGTGGCCGAGGTGGCGGAGGCGGCGATGGTGTCCACCGCGACGGCCTACCGCTACTTCCCCAGCCCGCAGACGCTCTGGGCCGCGCTGGCCGAGCGATCGGGGCAGCACCTCCACGTCGGCGGGCTGCTGGAAGAGACCGGGGAAGATCCGGTGGCGCGGATGGACGCGGTGATCCGCTACATCGCCGAGCTGCAGTTCGGCGACGAGCCGTCCTGGCGCGGCCTGGTCCGGGCCAACCTCGACCGCTGGTTCTCCCAGGGCGGCGGCTCGGCCGAAACGCCGGTGCGCGGGGAGACCCGCATCCGGATGACGCGGCAGGTCCTCGAGCCGCTCGACGGCGTGCTGCCGCCCGAGGCGCACCGGCGGCTGACGATGGCCCTGATGCTCGTCTACGGCGTCGAGGCGCTGATCGTCACCCGGGATGCCTGCCACCTGGAGCCGGAGGAGGCCACGGAGGTGATGCGCTGGGCGGCGCAGGCGCTGATCGAGGCGGCGGTCAGGGACGCTTAA
- a CDS encoding wax ester/triacylglycerol synthase family O-acyltransferase, with translation MAGSPLSALDVAFLCLESETSPMHMGAVVTFTARGAVDPVALTALLAERAARLPKLRQRARAELFPPGSASWAEDPGFVAAEHIHHVTLSSLYEPDPLTAYASRWIAEPLDTSRPLWQLTLVTGLPDGKFALLLKLHHALTDGAGAYAVAAGLLDGVKLPEQISAPSRPIPAPRSTLDTVKGALGTVWGQANEAAGIASSVVRAARPPLSPVSAPLSAERRLGFARLPLTELRQVRRTHGGTTNDVVLAVLAGALREWLVNRGQRADGRTLRALIPVSVRGRAADQLGGNKLSGYLCDLPVGEDDPVERLRLVRQAMTRNKAAGPGRGAGALPLLADRVPPLLHRLGTRTAGLAAPMLFDLVITTVPVPPARLSLGGARLAAVYPFVPLAPRHAVGIAVASYRESVHIGLQANGEAVPDVGSLRDAVLKSAARLLDAS, from the coding sequence ATGGCAGGCTCGCCGCTCAGCGCACTCGATGTCGCTTTCCTTTGCCTGGAAAGCGAAACCTCTCCGATGCACATGGGGGCGGTGGTCACCTTCACCGCCCGTGGCGCGGTCGATCCCGTCGCGTTGACCGCGTTGCTCGCCGAGCGCGCCGCCCGCCTGCCGAAGCTGCGCCAGCGGGCGCGGGCCGAGCTGTTCCCGCCGGGCTCGGCCAGCTGGGCCGAGGACCCGGGATTTGTTGCGGCCGAACACATTCACCACGTGACGCTGAGCTCCCTGTACGAGCCGGACCCGCTCACGGCGTATGCGTCGCGGTGGATCGCCGAGCCGCTGGACACGTCCCGGCCGTTGTGGCAGCTGACCCTGGTCACCGGGCTGCCGGACGGGAAGTTCGCGCTGCTGCTGAAACTGCACCACGCGCTCACCGACGGCGCGGGGGCGTACGCGGTCGCGGCCGGCCTGCTCGACGGCGTCAAGCTGCCGGAACAGATCTCCGCGCCGTCCCGGCCGATCCCGGCCCCACGCTCCACTTTGGACACGGTGAAGGGCGCGCTGGGCACGGTGTGGGGCCAGGCGAACGAGGCCGCGGGGATCGCGTCGTCGGTGGTGCGGGCCGCGCGTCCGCCGCTCTCGCCGGTGTCGGCGCCGCTGTCCGCCGAGCGGCGGCTCGGGTTCGCGCGGCTGCCGCTGACGGAGCTGCGCCAGGTGCGCCGGACCCACGGCGGCACGACCAACGACGTCGTCCTGGCGGTGCTGGCCGGCGCGCTGCGCGAGTGGCTGGTGAACCGTGGGCAGCGCGCCGACGGCCGCACCCTGCGCGCGCTGATCCCGGTGAGCGTGCGCGGGCGGGCGGCCGATCAGCTCGGCGGCAACAAGCTGTCGGGTTACCTGTGCGACCTGCCGGTCGGCGAGGACGACCCGGTCGAGCGGCTCCGGCTGGTGCGCCAGGCGATGACCCGCAACAAGGCGGCGGGCCCCGGCCGCGGCGCGGGGGCGTTGCCGCTGCTCGCCGACCGCGTCCCGCCGCTGCTGCACCGGCTGGGCACGCGCACCGCGGGCCTCGCCGCGCCGATGCTGTTCGACCTGGTGATCACGACGGTCCCGGTGCCCCCGGCCCGGCTGTCCCTCGGCGGCGCCCGGCTGGCGGCGGTCTACCCGTTCGTGCCGCTGGCCCCGCGCCACGCGGTCGGCATCGCGGTCGCCTCCTACCGCGAGTCCGTCCACATCGGACTCCAGGCCAACGGCGAAGCGGTCCCGGACGTCGGCTCACTGCGGGACGCGGTGCTCAAGTCGGCGGCCCGGCTGCTGGACGCTTCTTAA
- a CDS encoding SPFH domain-containing protein, whose translation MSLVEILLYSAGGLVVVLFVIFGILRLLYKVAEPNEALIISGLGVRVDRADTADSLGFKIITGRGVNVLPGFQTARRLSLDTRGVNLQVSCVTKQGLPVTVRAVVIYKVGDDFASIANAARRFLDQQKGMNDTIHELFSGHLRSIVGGLTIEEMIHNRDALTGEVRQSSATEMIKLGLIVDSLQIQEIDDESGYILNLGKPHAAAIAASARIAEAQRDQEAAEVEQVSAAKKAAAVRESQIQQAGYQAEVDEARAKMSQSGPLAEATARQEVVVQETRAAELEAALAEQRLQSQVRKPADAKAYDTRTTADAARDASIAKAQAEARETELRAAADATRVKTAAEAEAQATKARAEAMAGATRATGEAEAAAAKARGLAEAEAAKAKGLAEAESARAKGLAEADAIKARAAALAENQEAVVAQQLAERWPEIVEAGASAFGNIDHMVVLNGADGMSDMFAKALSLGGTGLGLARQLMDAMGKPAEKELDEAARRNGELKLSD comes from the coding sequence ATGAGTCTCGTGGAAATCCTGCTGTATTCGGCGGGTGGGCTCGTCGTCGTGCTGTTCGTGATCTTCGGGATCCTGCGGTTGCTGTACAAGGTCGCGGAACCGAACGAAGCGCTGATCATCTCCGGGCTCGGCGTCCGGGTCGACCGCGCGGACACGGCGGACAGCCTGGGCTTCAAGATCATCACCGGCCGTGGGGTGAACGTCCTGCCCGGCTTCCAGACCGCGCGGCGGCTGTCGCTGGACACCCGCGGCGTCAACCTGCAGGTCTCCTGCGTGACCAAGCAGGGCCTGCCGGTCACCGTGCGGGCCGTCGTGATCTACAAGGTCGGGGACGACTTCGCGTCGATCGCCAACGCCGCCCGCCGGTTCCTGGACCAGCAGAAGGGCATGAACGACACGATCCACGAACTCTTCTCCGGGCACCTGCGCTCGATCGTGGGCGGGCTGACCATCGAGGAGATGATCCACAACCGGGACGCGCTCACCGGCGAGGTGCGCCAGTCCTCGGCCACGGAGATGATCAAGCTGGGGCTGATCGTGGACTCGCTGCAGATCCAGGAGATCGACGACGAGTCCGGCTACATCCTCAACCTCGGCAAGCCGCACGCCGCGGCGATCGCCGCGTCTGCCCGGATCGCCGAAGCCCAGCGTGACCAGGAGGCCGCCGAGGTCGAGCAGGTCTCGGCCGCGAAGAAGGCCGCCGCGGTGCGCGAGAGCCAGATCCAGCAGGCCGGCTACCAGGCCGAGGTGGACGAGGCGCGGGCGAAGATGTCCCAGTCGGGCCCCCTGGCCGAGGCGACCGCGCGCCAGGAGGTCGTCGTCCAGGAGACGCGCGCCGCCGAGCTGGAGGCGGCGCTGGCCGAGCAGCGCCTGCAGTCGCAGGTCCGCAAGCCGGCCGACGCGAAGGCGTACGACACCCGGACGACAGCTGACGCGGCTCGTGACGCTTCGATCGCCAAGGCCCAGGCCGAGGCGAGGGAGACCGAACTGCGGGCCGCGGCGGACGCGACGCGCGTGAAGACGGCCGCCGAGGCCGAGGCCCAGGCCACCAAGGCCCGTGCCGAGGCGATGGCGGGCGCGACCCGGGCGACCGGTGAGGCCGAGGCCGCCGCGGCCAAGGCCCGCGGTCTCGCCGAGGCGGAGGCCGCGAAGGCGAAGGGGCTCGCCGAAGCGGAGTCGGCCCGGGCGAAGGGTCTGGCCGAAGCGGACGCGATCAAGGCCCGCGCGGCGGCGCTGGCGGAGAACCAGGAAGCCGTCGTCGCGCAGCAGCTGGCCGAGCGCTGGCCGGAGATCGTCGAGGCCGGCGCGAGCGCGTTCGGCAACATCGACCACATGGTCGTGCTCAACGGCGCCGACGGCATGTCCGACATGTTCGCCAAGGCGCTGTCGCTCGGCGGAACCGGCCTCGGCCTGGCCCGCCAGCTGATGGACGCCATGGGCAAGCCGGCGGAGAAGGAGCTCGACGAGGCCGCCCGGCGCAACGGTGAGCTGAAGCTCAGCGACTGA